In Rattus norvegicus strain BN/NHsdMcwi chromosome 3, GRCr8, whole genome shotgun sequence, a genomic segment contains:
- the LOC102555217 gene encoding zinc finger protein 120-like isoform X4, whose amino-acid sequence MISLGMPRSGQRPGTKGIVTYDDVHVHFTQEEWALLDPSQKSLYKDVMLETYRNLTAIGYVWEDHNIEERFQSSRRYGRHTRSLTKEQLSEFIQCGKTSTFQSHNQRQERIHTGEKPYEEEHIQETNPMNVDNVVKPFHITIVSKYIEEHILEKDPVNVTNVVTPLCGIVNA is encoded by the exons atgatctcattaggcatgccccggagtgggcaaagacctggcacgaag GGTATAGTGACCTATGATGATGTACATGTGCACTTCACTCAGGAAGAgtgggctttgctggatccttctcagaagagtctctacaaagatgtgatgctggagacctacagGAATCTCACTGCTATAG GCTACGTTTGGGAAGACCATAATATTGAAGAACGTTTTCAAAGTTCTAGAAGATATGGAAG GCACACAAGAAGTCTTACTAAAGAGCAACTCTCTGAGTTTATTCAATGTGGTAAAACCTCTACATTTCAGAGTCATAACCAAAGAcaagaaagaattcatactggagagaaaccctatgaag aagaacacatacaggagactAACCCTATGAATGTAgacaatgtggtaaagcctttccACATCACCATAGTCTCCAAATACATtgaagaacacatactggagaagGACCCTGTGAATGTGACCAATGTGGTAACACCTTTGTGTGGAATAGTCAACGCCTAA
- the LOC102555217 gene encoding zinc finger protein 120-like isoform X5: MGIVTYDDVHVHFTQEEWALLDPSQKSLYKDVMLETYRNLTAIGYVWEDHNIEERFQSSRRYGRHTRSLTKEQLSEFIQCGKTSTFQSHNQRQERIHTGEKPYEEEHIQETNPMNVDNVVKPFHITIVSKYIEEHILEKDPVNVTNVVTPLCGIVNA, encoded by the exons GGTATAGTGACCTATGATGATGTACATGTGCACTTCACTCAGGAAGAgtgggctttgctggatccttctcagaagagtctctacaaagatgtgatgctggagacctacagGAATCTCACTGCTATAG GCTACGTTTGGGAAGACCATAATATTGAAGAACGTTTTCAAAGTTCTAGAAGATATGGAAG GCACACAAGAAGTCTTACTAAAGAGCAACTCTCTGAGTTTATTCAATGTGGTAAAACCTCTACATTTCAGAGTCATAACCAAAGAcaagaaagaattcatactggagagaaaccctatgaag aagaacacatacaggagactAACCCTATGAATGTAgacaatgtggtaaagcctttccACATCACCATAGTCTCCAAATACATtgaagaacacatactggagaagGACCCTGTGAATGTGACCAATGTGGTAACACCTTTGTGTGGAATAGTCAACGCCTAA
- the LOC102555217 gene encoding zinc finger protein 120-like isoform X3, whose protein sequence is MISLGMPRSGQRPGTKGIVTYDDVHVHFTQEEWALLDPSQKSLYKDVMLETYRNLTAIGYVWEDHNIEERFQSSRRYGRRTHTGEKPYKCNQCGEAFVYHSDLQKHKRTHTGQKSFKCSQCGKAFSGNRHLLRHKRIHTGEKPYECNQCGKDFSQHSSLQRHKRIHTGEKPYECKQCGKGFACQSGLYIHKRTHTGEKPYECNQCDKAFACQSGLLYHKRTHTGERPYECNECGKAFIHHSHFQTHKRTHTGEKPFECDQCGKAFARNNHLLTHRRIHTREKLYERKKGGKPLASHSSLQVHKRTLTGEKPY, encoded by the exons atgatctcattaggcatgccccggagtgggcaaagacctggcacgaag GGTATAGTGACCTATGATGATGTACATGTGCACTTCACTCAGGAAGAgtgggctttgctggatccttctcagaagagtctctacaaagatgtgatgctggagacctacagGAATCTCACTGCTATAG GCTACGTTTGGGAAGACCATAATATTGAAGAACGTTTTCAAAGTTCTAGAAGATATGGAAG aagaacacatacaggagaaaaaccttatAAATGCAATCAGTGTGGTGAAGCCTTTGTATATCACAGTGATcttcaaaaacataaaagaacacatactggacaGAAATCCTTTAAATGTagccaatgtggtaaagccttttcaggAAATCGTCATCTCCTaagacataaaagaatacatactggtgAGAAACCCTATGAGtgtaaccaatgtggtaaagACTTTTCACAACACAGTTCTCTTCAAAGGCATaaaagaattcatacaggagagaaaccgtATGAATGTAAACAATGTGGTAAAGGCTTTGCATGTCAAAGTGGtctctatatacataaaagaactcatacaggagagaaaccctatgaatgcaatcaatgtgataaagcctttgcatGTCAAAGTGGTCTCCTgtatcataaaagaacacatactggagagagacCATATGAATGTAATGAATGCGGTAAAGCCTTCATACATCACAGTCATTTTcaaacacataaaagaacacatactggagagaagccctttGAATGtgaccaatgtggtaaagcctttgcacggaACAATCATCTTCTAACACATAGAAGAATACACACTAGAGAGAAACTCTATGAACGAAAGAAAGGTGGTAAACCCTTGGCAAGTCACAGTAGTCTACAAGTGCATAAGAGAACACTTACTGGTGAGAAACCTTATTAA
- the LOC102555217 gene encoding zinc finger protein 120-like isoform X6, with the protein MISLGMPRSGQRPGTKGIVTYDDVHVHFTQEEWALLDPSQKSLYKDVMLETYRNLTAIGYVWEDHNIEERFQSSRRYGRRTHTGD; encoded by the exons atgatctcattaggcatgccccggagtgggcaaagacctggcacgaag GGTATAGTGACCTATGATGATGTACATGTGCACTTCACTCAGGAAGAgtgggctttgctggatccttctcagaagagtctctacaaagatgtgatgctggagacctacagGAATCTCACTGCTATAG GCTACGTTTGGGAAGACCATAATATTGAAGAACGTTTTCAAAGTTCTAGAAGATATGGAAG aagaacacatacaggagactAA
- the LOC102555217 gene encoding zinc finger protein 120-like isoform X7: protein MGIVTYDDVHVHFTQEEWALLDPSQKSLYKDVMLETYRNLTAIGYVWEDHNIEERFQSSRRYGRRTHTGD from the exons GGTATAGTGACCTATGATGATGTACATGTGCACTTCACTCAGGAAGAgtgggctttgctggatccttctcagaagagtctctacaaagatgtgatgctggagacctacagGAATCTCACTGCTATAG GCTACGTTTGGGAAGACCATAATATTGAAGAACGTTTTCAAAGTTCTAGAAGATATGGAAG aagaacacatacaggagactAA
- the LOC102555217 gene encoding zinc finger protein 120-like isoform X2, whose protein sequence is MGIVTYDDVHVHFTQEEWALLDPSQKSLYKDVMLETYRNLTAIGYVWEDHNIEERFQSSRRYGRHTRSLTKEQLSEFIQCGKTSTFQSHNQRQERIHTGEKPYEGVQHCEAFAYRSSLHIHKTKLGREKPYECNQCGKDFASHSCLQRHKRVHKGEKSHECSQSGKALGCQSGLQYHKRTHTGEKPYKCNQCGEAFVYHSDLQKHKRTHTGQKSFKCSQCGKAFSGNRHLLRHKRIHTGEKPYECNQCGKDFSQHSSLQRHKRIHTGEKPYECKQCGKGFACQSGLYIHKRTHTGEKPYECNQCDKAFACQSGLLYHKRTHTGERPYECNECGKAFIHHSHFQTHKRTHTGEKPFECDQCGKAFARNNHLLTHRRIHTREKLYERKKGGKPLASHSSLQVHKRTLTGEKPY, encoded by the exons GGTATAGTGACCTATGATGATGTACATGTGCACTTCACTCAGGAAGAgtgggctttgctggatccttctcagaagagtctctacaaagatgtgatgctggagacctacagGAATCTCACTGCTATAG GCTACGTTTGGGAAGACCATAATATTGAAGAACGTTTTCAAAGTTCTAGAAGATATGGAAG GCACACAAGAAGTCTTACTAAAGAGCAACTCTCTGAGTTTATTCAATGTGGTAAAACCTCTACATTTCAGAGTCATAACCAAAGAcaagaaagaattcatactggagagaaaccctatgaaggTGTCCAACATTGTGAAGCCTTTGCATATCGTAGTAGTctccacatacataaaacaaaacttggtagagagaaaccctatgagtgTAACCAGTGTGGTAAAGACTTTGCATCTCACAGTTGTCTTCAAAGGCATAAAAGAGTTCATAAAGGAGAGAAATCTCATGAGTGTAGTCAAAGTGGTAAAGCCCTTGGATGTCAAAGTGGTCTACaatatcataaaagaacacatacaggagaaaaaccttatAAATGCAATCAGTGTGGTGAAGCCTTTGTATATCACAGTGATcttcaaaaacataaaagaacacatactggacaGAAATCCTTTAAATGTagccaatgtggtaaagccttttcaggAAATCGTCATCTCCTaagacataaaagaatacatactggtgAGAAACCCTATGAGtgtaaccaatgtggtaaagACTTTTCACAACACAGTTCTCTTCAAAGGCATaaaagaattcatacaggagagaaaccgtATGAATGTAAACAATGTGGTAAAGGCTTTGCATGTCAAAGTGGtctctatatacataaaagaactcatacaggagagaaaccctatgaatgcaatcaatgtgataaagcctttgcatGTCAAAGTGGTCTCCTgtatcataaaagaacacatactggagagagacCATATGAATGTAATGAATGCGGTAAAGCCTTCATACATCACAGTCATTTTcaaacacataaaagaacacatactggagagaagccctttGAATGtgaccaatgtggtaaagcctttgcacggaACAATCATCTTCTAACACATAGAAGAATACACACTAGAGAGAAACTCTATGAACGAAAGAAAGGTGGTAAACCCTTGGCAAGTCACAGTAGTCTACAAGTGCATAAGAGAACACTTACTGGTGAGAAACCTTATTAA
- the LOC102555217 gene encoding zinc finger protein 120-like isoform X1 produces the protein MISLGMPRSGQRPGTKGIVTYDDVHVHFTQEEWALLDPSQKSLYKDVMLETYRNLTAIGYVWEDHNIEERFQSSRRYGRHTRSLTKEQLSEFIQCGKTSTFQSHNQRQERIHTGEKPYEGVQHCEAFAYRSSLHIHKTKLGREKPYECNQCGKDFASHSCLQRHKRVHKGEKSHECSQSGKALGCQSGLQYHKRTHTGEKPYKCNQCGEAFVYHSDLQKHKRTHTGQKSFKCSQCGKAFSGNRHLLRHKRIHTGEKPYECNQCGKDFSQHSSLQRHKRIHTGEKPYECKQCGKGFACQSGLYIHKRTHTGEKPYECNQCDKAFACQSGLLYHKRTHTGERPYECNECGKAFIHHSHFQTHKRTHTGEKPFECDQCGKAFARNNHLLTHRRIHTREKLYERKKGGKPLASHSSLQVHKRTLTGEKPY, from the exons atgatctcattaggcatgccccggagtgggcaaagacctggcacgaag GGTATAGTGACCTATGATGATGTACATGTGCACTTCACTCAGGAAGAgtgggctttgctggatccttctcagaagagtctctacaaagatgtgatgctggagacctacagGAATCTCACTGCTATAG GCTACGTTTGGGAAGACCATAATATTGAAGAACGTTTTCAAAGTTCTAGAAGATATGGAAG GCACACAAGAAGTCTTACTAAAGAGCAACTCTCTGAGTTTATTCAATGTGGTAAAACCTCTACATTTCAGAGTCATAACCAAAGAcaagaaagaattcatactggagagaaaccctatgaaggTGTCCAACATTGTGAAGCCTTTGCATATCGTAGTAGTctccacatacataaaacaaaacttggtagagagaaaccctatgagtgTAACCAGTGTGGTAAAGACTTTGCATCTCACAGTTGTCTTCAAAGGCATAAAAGAGTTCATAAAGGAGAGAAATCTCATGAGTGTAGTCAAAGTGGTAAAGCCCTTGGATGTCAAAGTGGTCTACaatatcataaaagaacacatacaggagaaaaaccttatAAATGCAATCAGTGTGGTGAAGCCTTTGTATATCACAGTGATcttcaaaaacataaaagaacacatactggacaGAAATCCTTTAAATGTagccaatgtggtaaagccttttcaggAAATCGTCATCTCCTaagacataaaagaatacatactggtgAGAAACCCTATGAGtgtaaccaatgtggtaaagACTTTTCACAACACAGTTCTCTTCAAAGGCATaaaagaattcatacaggagagaaaccgtATGAATGTAAACAATGTGGTAAAGGCTTTGCATGTCAAAGTGGtctctatatacataaaagaactcatacaggagagaaaccctatgaatgcaatcaatgtgataaagcctttgcatGTCAAAGTGGTCTCCTgtatcataaaagaacacatactggagagagacCATATGAATGTAATGAATGCGGTAAAGCCTTCATACATCACAGTCATTTTcaaacacataaaagaacacatactggagagaagccctttGAATGtgaccaatgtggtaaagcctttgcacggaACAATCATCTTCTAACACATAGAAGAATACACACTAGAGAGAAACTCTATGAACGAAAGAAAGGTGGTAAACCCTTGGCAAGTCACAGTAGTCTACAAGTGCATAAGAGAACACTTACTGGTGAGAAACCTTATTAA